One segment of Myxococcus guangdongensis DNA contains the following:
- a CDS encoding ArsR/SmtB family transcription factor — protein sequence MEALSQSFRALGDPTRLRILRLVSEAPLNVTELVSLVGVAQSSVSHHLGKLKGLGLIREERQAGFSYYSLALGGEDSRWPLIRLAREAEDAAGDSARLKDLLRAREDRQALNERLLEPGQSWFLWAGALASLLPPLDVADFGCGTGVLSVALGRWARHVWAIDQNAVALEQARERAAGGGLTNVSFLCEDLHRLSLESGQLDLVVISQSLHHVEEPAAVLAEAARLLKPGGRLVVLELMPHDERWVVDRLGHRHLGFEPSQLEARLREHGFAQLSRESHARDGASPFRVFLLTGVKPS from the coding sequence ATGGAAGCTCTGTCCCAATCCTTCCGGGCGCTCGGCGACCCGACGCGGCTGCGCATCCTCCGACTGGTGTCGGAGGCGCCGCTGAACGTGACGGAGCTCGTGTCGCTCGTCGGGGTGGCGCAGTCCTCGGTGTCCCATCACCTGGGCAAGCTCAAGGGGCTGGGGCTCATCCGCGAGGAGCGGCAGGCGGGCTTCAGCTACTACTCGCTGGCGCTGGGCGGGGAGGACTCCCGCTGGCCGCTCATCCGGCTGGCGCGCGAGGCGGAGGACGCGGCGGGGGACTCGGCGCGGCTCAAGGACCTCTTGCGTGCCCGCGAGGACCGTCAGGCCCTCAACGAGCGGCTCCTGGAGCCGGGGCAGTCGTGGTTCCTGTGGGCGGGCGCGCTGGCGTCGCTGCTGCCGCCGCTGGACGTCGCGGACTTCGGTTGTGGGACGGGCGTGTTGAGCGTGGCGCTGGGCCGGTGGGCGCGGCACGTGTGGGCCATTGACCAGAACGCCGTCGCGCTGGAGCAGGCGCGGGAGCGCGCGGCCGGCGGGGGCCTCACCAACGTGAGCTTCCTCTGCGAAGACCTGCACCGGCTGTCGTTGGAATCGGGCCAGCTGGACCTGGTGGTGATTTCACAGAGCCTGCACCACGTGGAGGAGCCGGCGGCGGTGCTGGCCGAGGCCGCGCGCCTGCTCAAGCCGGGCGGCCGGCTGGTGGTGCTGGAGTTGATGCCGCATGACGAGCGCTGGGTGGTGGACCGGCTGGGCCACCGCCACCTGGGCTTCGAGCCCTCACAGCTCGAGGCCCGCTTGCGAGAGCACGGGTTCGCGCAGCTGTCCCGCGAGTCGCACGCCCGCGACGGCGCCAGCCCCTTTCGAGTCTTTCTGCTGACAGGAGTGAAGCCATCATGA
- a CDS encoding patatin-like phospholipase family protein: MASPNLQQLLEGKRFGLVLSAGYFGFYGHAGFLKGLASTGLKPSAYAGTSAGGMVAAYAAAGMPVHAIEELVLRQTRANFWDPDPIGAVLNADAAGHGLTGLLKGERFRRLLEDTLGAPTFEDLPHPLLLVGANLTLGTHDVFTTGELAPRVHATCAYPGLFRAVPLDGNLYWDGGLVDKAPALSLHDSAAGKDLDAILVHFLPSKTRKVVGGPMAYAQGLAAGSAALRRDHFRLQLTVLEGRGIPVYVVVSNLPPVTPTTMERGFDALDQARLAAAVALSRPPVPFAQAQW, translated from the coding sequence ATGGCATCTCCCAACCTGCAGCAGTTGCTCGAGGGCAAGCGGTTCGGCCTGGTCCTCTCGGCGGGCTACTTCGGCTTCTACGGGCACGCTGGCTTCCTCAAGGGGCTGGCGAGCACGGGGCTCAAGCCCTCGGCCTACGCGGGCACGTCCGCGGGCGGCATGGTGGCGGCGTACGCGGCGGCGGGGATGCCGGTGCACGCGATTGAGGAGCTGGTGCTGCGCCAGACGCGCGCGAACTTCTGGGATCCGGACCCGATTGGCGCCGTGCTGAACGCGGACGCCGCGGGCCATGGGCTCACGGGCCTGCTCAAGGGCGAGCGCTTCCGGCGCCTGTTGGAGGACACGCTGGGCGCGCCGACGTTCGAGGACCTGCCGCACCCGCTGTTGCTGGTGGGCGCGAACCTCACGCTGGGCACGCACGACGTCTTCACCACGGGGGAGCTGGCGCCGCGCGTCCACGCCACCTGTGCATATCCCGGCCTGTTCCGCGCGGTGCCGCTGGATGGGAACCTGTACTGGGACGGAGGCCTGGTGGACAAGGCGCCCGCGCTGTCCCTGCATGACAGCGCCGCTGGGAAGGATTTGGACGCCATCCTCGTGCACTTCCTGCCGAGCAAGACGCGCAAGGTGGTGGGCGGCCCCATGGCGTACGCGCAGGGACTGGCGGCGGGCTCGGCGGCGCTGCGGAGGGACCACTTCCGACTCCAGCTCACCGTGCTGGAGGGGCGCGGCATCCCCGTCTACGTCGTCGTGTCCAACCTGCCGCCCGTGACGCCCACGACGATGGAGCGCGGGTTCGATGCGCTGGACCAGGCGCGCCTCGCCGCGGCGGTGGCCCTGTCCCGTCCGCCCGTGCCCTTCGCGCAGGCGCAGTGGTGA
- a CDS encoding sigma 54-interacting transcriptional regulator, with the protein MARDVSTLGPSEGSLEEGDSARVRTPGLVGVYGAGVAMAVALPLRGESLEVGRGTPPLGEAEDPRMSRRHARIRFDGQRFWVTDLGSQNGTFVDGERLPVGAPREARRVIRMGTSLLVPSADVGPLERLGVERLDGFLRGPSFRAVLDEVARAARLGTSLHIHGESGTGKEGVARAFHAQGPRSTGPFIAVNCAAIPQALAERLLFGARRGAYSGAEADAQGYLQSADGGTLFLDEVVELDLSVQAKLLRVLETGEVLALGAAKPAKVDVRVCSASHQSLRALVAKGRLREDLYFRIGRPEVVLPPLRERPEELALLLQEQVDRVEPGMGTHVSLLEACLLRPWPGNVRELLVEVRVAVQKALAEGSRRVSSSHLGTGAGTAFGDAGGEASPAGRELSAKARTLEGEERARVEDALRKHSGNVSAAARELGMHRTTLRRLLERWDLPTSEREEEGEPGEK; encoded by the coding sequence ATGGCGCGGGACGTGTCGACGCTCGGACCGAGCGAGGGTTCCCTGGAGGAAGGGGACTCCGCGCGCGTGCGGACGCCGGGGCTGGTGGGGGTGTACGGCGCGGGAGTCGCCATGGCGGTGGCGTTACCGCTGCGAGGCGAGAGCCTGGAGGTCGGACGGGGCACGCCCCCGTTGGGCGAGGCCGAGGACCCGAGGATGTCCCGCAGGCACGCGCGCATCCGCTTCGATGGTCAGCGCTTCTGGGTGACCGACCTGGGCAGTCAGAACGGAACGTTCGTGGACGGAGAGCGGCTCCCCGTCGGCGCGCCCCGAGAGGCGCGGCGGGTCATCCGCATGGGCACCTCGCTGCTCGTCCCCAGCGCGGACGTCGGTCCCCTCGAGCGGCTCGGCGTCGAGCGCCTCGACGGCTTCCTGCGCGGCCCTTCCTTCCGCGCGGTGTTGGACGAGGTGGCGCGAGCCGCGCGGCTCGGCACTTCACTGCACATCCATGGTGAGAGCGGCACGGGCAAGGAGGGCGTCGCGCGGGCCTTCCACGCGCAGGGCCCCAGGAGCACGGGCCCTTTCATCGCGGTCAACTGCGCGGCCATTCCCCAGGCGCTCGCCGAGCGACTCTTGTTCGGCGCAAGGCGCGGCGCGTACTCGGGCGCGGAGGCGGATGCGCAGGGCTATCTGCAGAGCGCGGACGGGGGCACCTTGTTCCTCGACGAGGTGGTGGAGTTGGACCTCTCGGTCCAGGCGAAGCTGCTGCGCGTGCTCGAGACAGGAGAGGTGCTCGCGCTCGGCGCCGCGAAGCCCGCCAAGGTCGACGTGCGGGTCTGCTCCGCGAGCCATCAGTCGCTGCGCGCGCTCGTCGCGAAAGGCCGCCTGCGCGAGGACCTGTACTTCCGCATCGGCAGACCGGAAGTGGTGCTCCCTCCGTTGCGCGAGCGCCCCGAGGAGCTCGCGTTGCTCCTCCAGGAACAGGTCGACCGTGTCGAGCCTGGTATGGGAACCCACGTCTCGTTGCTGGAGGCGTGTCTGCTCAGGCCCTGGCCGGGCAACGTGCGTGAGCTGCTCGTCGAAGTCCGCGTCGCCGTCCAGAAGGCGTTGGCGGAGGGCTCGCGACGTGTCTCCTCTTCGCACCTGGGCACGGGCGCGGGGACGGCCTTCGGTGACGCGGGAGGCGAGGCGAGCCCCGCTGGGCGCGAACTCTCGGCGAAGGCGAGGACCCTGGAGGGAGAGGAGCGCGCCCGGGTCGAGGACGCGCTGCGAAAGCACTCCGGCAACGTGAGCGCGGCGGCGCGGGAGCTCGGGATGCACCGCACGACGTTGCGGAGGCTGCTGGAGCGCTGGGACCTTCCGACGTCCGAGCGCGAAGAGGAAGGGGAGCCCGGCGAGAAGTGA
- a CDS encoding ADYC domain-containing protein yields MRVRPGVSPKRPLWAVGLRCALLLLLASGASGCCKYFGLSCPSKGPSKDDTLPHKDCARENCETPPYEGRLISDDCPSGQCDPESPNGLGIYNLEGHSHCLAISTKDRYCPETFLNTADGIALRLRDANVGAQVIMADVVDARLLDESMSASEPVRVLEIQGGKGQLRFKGVHVGRSTESFAIEGGELPRLILALSVKDPNEEPRRYQVRFRPLASASMPRGAVPKYVMEYQEGEWRPSMSWVNPCSGVTDVPARPDASMAVLPDFAVDSVTAGVSHQPRSVTLACDKGAIATCLDWGYTPWDKQGRLDESRAYLYASCLQAKRAAYFVRFNNLKSYTANNTLIRRRDEFAVGLEQSSDLETLPRLEALWSPRGAECILPENFRRPELVDPRWVSLLPRCEPVHWTQWGKLATAPAR; encoded by the coding sequence GTGCGAGTCCGTCCTGGCGTGTCACCGAAGCGGCCCCTGTGGGCCGTGGGGCTCCGCTGCGCGCTCCTGCTCCTGCTGGCGAGCGGCGCCAGTGGCTGCTGCAAGTACTTCGGGCTCTCGTGCCCATCGAAGGGCCCGAGCAAGGACGACACCCTGCCCCACAAGGACTGCGCGCGGGAGAACTGCGAGACGCCTCCGTACGAGGGACGGCTCATCTCCGATGACTGCCCCTCTGGCCAGTGCGACCCGGAGAGCCCCAACGGCCTGGGCATCTACAACCTCGAGGGCCACAGCCACTGTCTGGCCATCTCCACCAAGGACCGGTACTGCCCGGAGACGTTCCTGAACACCGCGGATGGCATCGCGCTGCGGCTGCGCGACGCGAACGTGGGCGCGCAGGTCATCATGGCCGACGTCGTCGACGCCCGACTGCTCGACGAGTCGATGAGCGCCTCCGAGCCGGTGAGGGTGCTCGAGATTCAGGGTGGGAAGGGACAGCTCCGCTTCAAGGGCGTCCACGTGGGCCGTTCCACGGAGTCCTTCGCCATCGAGGGCGGCGAGCTACCCAGGCTCATCCTCGCGTTGAGCGTGAAGGACCCGAACGAGGAGCCTCGCCGCTACCAGGTGCGGTTCCGTCCCCTGGCCAGCGCCTCGATGCCGCGCGGCGCGGTGCCCAAGTACGTGATGGAGTACCAGGAGGGCGAATGGAGGCCGAGCATGTCCTGGGTCAATCCCTGCTCGGGCGTAACGGATGTGCCGGCGCGGCCCGATGCCTCGATGGCCGTGCTGCCTGACTTCGCCGTCGACAGCGTCACCGCGGGCGTCAGCCACCAGCCGAGGTCCGTCACCCTCGCCTGTGACAAGGGCGCCATCGCCACCTGCCTGGACTGGGGCTACACGCCCTGGGACAAGCAGGGACGACTCGACGAGAGCCGCGCGTACCTCTACGCCTCCTGTCTCCAGGCGAAGCGCGCCGCGTACTTCGTCCGGTTCAACAACCTCAAGAGCTACACCGCCAACAACACGCTCATCCGCAGGCGCGACGAGTTCGCGGTCGGCCTGGAGCAGAGCAGCGACCTGGAGACCCTGCCCCGCCTGGAGGCGCTGTGGAGCCCGCGTGGCGCGGAGTGCATCCTCCCGGAGAACTTCCGTCGCCCCGAGCTCGTCGACCCCAGGTGGGTCAGCCTGCTGCCCCGCTGCGAGCCCGTCCACTGGACGCAATGGGGCAAGCTCGCCACCGCGCCCGCGCGCTGA
- a CDS encoding protein kinase domain-containing protein, translating into MSDADDRRDGAGVPRGLSTQEDSVAPEEPWEDAGLPGAWERFADLTLLGQGGMGVVYRARDARLGRDVALKFVKGTSPARAMRLVQEARAQARIDHPNVCKVYEVGQVAGRDFIAMQLVSGRRLDVVAVDMSLEDKVQVLRDVALAIHEAHRLGVIHRDLKPSNILVQRSDEGRWFPVVMDFGLAQETGLERGLTQSGAVLGTPSYMSPEQARGDVRALDRRSDVYGLGATLYEALCGVAPFHGVSAASVLHHVLHEEVRAPRELVPGLPVDLETVLLKCLSKEPAARYGSARALAEDLGRFLDGEPILGRRPGVWARLARRWRTQRALVTVSAVSLVCIAVLSVLGVHSWLEARAVEQRSGARALLAQQLGQQVKDLEWILRAAHLAPLHDTGKEEALVREYMRHIASLPHELGSSGEVLVLQALGVGHLAMNELEPAREALEAARAKGLESPELHHALGRVLGGLYHQELEAARRSGDAAWVAERQRSLEARYLVPALQSLERSREVESGAYLEGLIAYYRGSLDAAADTVVHAVDESPWSLETRLLAGEVTLARAMRELERGAYDVARTGLQEAARRYEAATDLGRSDARGYEALAEVWLQQSELDKRQGRSRRASLEQALAASERAVKAAPGRSSVHTKRAWVLMNWYRLVNFQERDTDPKAVLSDWTSTAARAVALDPANVQAHDTLGYSHFMRGLQDAREGKDPRPAYDEAVAWFEKALRLQPRYPWALNDLALVHRWRGTWLREHGQDPSAAFAEAARHLRDAARVDPKYLFAHANLTEVHNSLAQYELSLGRDPSADVEQARSAGARALALDARYAPVLTQLGLAELTQARHVSRTGGEPGTLLSAALEHVARSLELNPTAGRTHFLGASVHLLAAEHAVRSGSDPSASLEAARRALAVPYPGDASCADCRVLGARLSLTRASWERRRGHSARRWVSEALDEARRAVKLYPYDEAHLELARASWWMASEAQTSSLLTEGLAQADLALGLNPRLAAAHAVRGALLLARSQGAPSADREPLRAQARASLERALALDVFLREEYARPLRELGVLTSERGPHQAGR; encoded by the coding sequence ATGTCGGACGCGGATGACCGCCGGGACGGGGCCGGCGTGCCCAGGGGGCTCTCCACCCAGGAAGACAGCGTCGCTCCGGAGGAGCCCTGGGAGGACGCGGGGCTGCCCGGTGCGTGGGAGCGCTTCGCGGACCTGACGCTGCTCGGCCAGGGTGGGATGGGCGTGGTCTACCGCGCGAGGGATGCGCGCCTGGGCCGCGATGTGGCGCTCAAGTTCGTGAAGGGGACCTCGCCCGCGCGCGCGATGCGATTGGTCCAGGAGGCCCGGGCACAGGCTCGCATCGACCATCCCAACGTCTGCAAGGTGTACGAGGTGGGGCAGGTCGCGGGCCGCGACTTCATCGCGATGCAGTTGGTCTCCGGGCGCAGGTTGGATGTGGTGGCCGTGGACATGTCGTTGGAGGACAAGGTCCAGGTGCTTCGGGACGTGGCCCTGGCCATCCACGAGGCGCATCGACTGGGCGTCATCCACCGCGACCTCAAGCCCTCCAACATCCTGGTGCAGCGGAGTGACGAGGGGCGCTGGTTCCCGGTGGTGATGGACTTCGGCCTGGCGCAGGAGACGGGACTGGAGCGCGGGCTCACGCAGTCCGGAGCGGTGCTGGGGACGCCTTCGTACATGTCGCCGGAGCAGGCGCGGGGGGATGTCAGGGCGCTGGACCGGCGCTCGGATGTCTATGGTCTGGGCGCGACGCTCTACGAGGCGCTCTGCGGTGTCGCGCCGTTTCATGGCGTGTCCGCCGCGAGCGTTTTGCACCACGTGCTCCACGAGGAGGTCCGCGCGCCCCGAGAGCTCGTGCCGGGCCTGCCCGTGGACCTGGAGACCGTGCTCCTCAAGTGCCTGAGCAAGGAGCCCGCGGCGCGGTATGGCTCGGCGCGTGCGCTGGCGGAGGACCTGGGGCGCTTCCTCGATGGCGAGCCCATCCTCGGACGACGACCGGGCGTGTGGGCGAGGCTGGCGCGACGCTGGAGGACGCAGCGCGCGCTCGTCACCGTCAGCGCGGTGTCCCTCGTGTGCATCGCGGTCCTGTCGGTGCTCGGGGTGCATTCGTGGCTGGAGGCGCGGGCCGTCGAGCAACGCTCTGGAGCACGTGCTTTGCTCGCGCAGCAACTCGGGCAGCAGGTGAAGGACCTCGAGTGGATTCTTCGCGCCGCGCACCTGGCTCCGCTGCATGACACGGGGAAGGAGGAGGCGCTGGTCCGTGAGTACATGCGCCACATCGCCTCGCTGCCTCATGAGCTTGGGAGCTCGGGTGAGGTGCTCGTGCTGCAGGCGCTGGGAGTGGGGCACCTGGCGATGAACGAGCTGGAGCCCGCGCGCGAGGCACTGGAGGCCGCGCGGGCCAAGGGGCTCGAATCACCCGAGCTGCATCATGCGTTGGGGCGGGTCCTCGGTGGGCTGTACCACCAGGAGCTCGAGGCGGCTCGACGCAGTGGCGACGCGGCGTGGGTGGCGGAGCGTCAGCGTTCGCTCGAGGCGCGCTATCTGGTGCCGGCGTTGCAGTCGCTGGAGCGCAGTCGGGAGGTCGAGTCGGGGGCGTATCTGGAGGGGCTCATCGCGTACTACCGGGGCTCGCTCGATGCGGCGGCGGACACGGTGGTGCATGCGGTCGATGAGTCACCGTGGAGCCTGGAGACGCGGTTGCTCGCGGGCGAGGTGACACTGGCTCGGGCGATGCGCGAGCTGGAACGCGGGGCCTACGATGTGGCGCGCACGGGACTGCAAGAGGCCGCCCGGCGCTACGAGGCCGCGACGGACCTGGGACGCAGTGATGCCCGTGGATACGAGGCGCTGGCCGAGGTCTGGCTGCAACAGTCGGAGCTGGACAAGCGCCAGGGGCGTTCGCGTCGGGCCTCGTTGGAGCAGGCGCTGGCCGCGAGCGAGCGGGCCGTGAAGGCCGCGCCCGGACGCTCCTCGGTGCACACGAAGCGGGCCTGGGTGCTGATGAACTGGTACCGCCTGGTGAACTTCCAGGAGCGCGACACGGACCCGAAGGCCGTGCTGTCCGACTGGACCTCCACCGCCGCGCGGGCCGTGGCGTTGGACCCCGCGAACGTCCAGGCCCACGACACGCTGGGCTACAGCCACTTCATGCGGGGGCTCCAGGATGCGCGCGAGGGGAAGGACCCGCGTCCCGCCTACGACGAGGCCGTCGCGTGGTTCGAGAAGGCATTGCGACTGCAACCCCGCTACCCGTGGGCGCTCAATGACCTGGCGCTCGTGCACCGGTGGCGGGGGACGTGGTTGCGAGAACATGGCCAGGACCCGAGCGCCGCGTTCGCCGAGGCCGCGCGTCACCTCCGCGACGCCGCGCGCGTGGACCCGAAGTACCTCTTCGCGCACGCCAACCTCACGGAGGTTCACAACTCGTTGGCGCAGTATGAACTCTCGCTCGGGAGGGACCCCTCGGCGGATGTCGAGCAGGCGCGCTCCGCTGGGGCACGGGCGCTCGCGCTGGATGCGCGGTATGCGCCGGTGCTCACGCAGCTGGGGCTGGCGGAGCTGACGCAGGCGCGCCATGTGTCGCGCACGGGCGGCGAGCCGGGGACATTGCTCTCGGCGGCGCTGGAGCATGTCGCGCGCTCGCTGGAGCTCAACCCCACGGCGGGGAGGACACACTTCCTGGGAGCGTCGGTGCACCTGCTAGCGGCGGAGCATGCGGTGCGCTCGGGCTCGGACCCCAGCGCATCACTGGAGGCCGCGCGCCGGGCGCTCGCCGTGCCGTACCCGGGAGACGCCTCGTGCGCGGACTGCCGTGTCCTGGGAGCGCGGTTGTCGCTGACTCGGGCCTCGTGGGAGCGCCGGCGCGGACACTCGGCGCGGCGATGGGTGAGCGAGGCGCTCGATGAGGCCCGGCGGGCCGTGAAGCTCTATCCCTACGACGAAGCCCACCTGGAGCTGGCGCGCGCGAGCTGGTGGATGGCGTCGGAGGCACAGACGTCATCGCTCCTCACCGAGGGGCTGGCGCAGGCCGACCTCGCCCTCGGGCTCAATCCCCGGCTCGCGGCTGCTCATGCGGTTCGAGGAGCGCTCCTGCTCGCGCGCTCACAGGGGGCGCCCTCGGCGGATCGCGAACCGCTGAGAGCGCAGGCCCGCGCGTCGTTGGAGCGGGCCTTGGCGCTCGATGTCTTCCTCCGCGAGGAGTACGCCCGACCGCTGCGGGAGCTGGGGGTGCTCACGTCCGAGCGCGGACCTCATCAGGCGGGACGCTGA
- a CDS encoding CoA-binding protein, giving the protein MSWRDNLVEDEAGVERVVKSARRVAVLGIKTEQQSGQPAFYVPDYLARAGVEVVPVPVYYPDVTHILGKPVFRKLTDVPGEVDLVDVFRRPQDIDAHVDDLIAKKPKAVWFQSGIRNDAAAQKLAEAGIQVVQDRCLMVDHRRYGGR; this is encoded by the coding sequence ATGAGCTGGAGAGACAACCTCGTCGAGGACGAAGCGGGAGTGGAGCGCGTGGTGAAGAGCGCCAGGCGCGTGGCGGTGCTGGGCATCAAGACGGAGCAGCAGTCGGGGCAGCCGGCCTTCTATGTGCCGGACTACCTGGCTCGCGCGGGCGTGGAGGTGGTGCCCGTGCCCGTCTACTACCCGGACGTGACGCACATCCTCGGCAAGCCCGTGTTCCGCAAGCTCACGGACGTGCCCGGTGAGGTGGACCTGGTGGATGTGTTCCGCAGGCCCCAGGACATCGACGCGCACGTGGACGACCTCATCGCCAAGAAGCCGAAGGCGGTGTGGTTCCAGTCCGGCATCCGCAACGACGCGGCGGCGCAGAAGCTCGCGGAAGCGGGCATCCAGGTGGTGCAGGACCGCTGCCTGATGGTGGACCACCGCCGCTACGGCGGACGCTGA
- a CDS encoding DUF2795 domain-containing protein, which yields MAFGTAEDPGLSITPHLDSVDYPTTRDDLVEAAEDGEAPVDIINVLKCLPRTEYASREDVMRDLAEAARRFSQGGLPDDDGANRDRRNIGRDLVENAPDGSSRHP from the coding sequence ATGGCATTCGGAACCGCGGAAGACCCCGGGCTCTCCATCACCCCCCACCTGGACTCGGTGGACTACCCCACGACGAGGGATGACCTGGTCGAGGCGGCCGAGGACGGCGAGGCCCCCGTCGACATCATCAACGTCCTCAAGTGCCTGCCGCGCACGGAGTATGCGTCGCGCGAGGACGTGATGCGCGACCTGGCGGAGGCCGCCCGGCGGTTCTCCCAGGGGGGACTGCCCGACGACGACGGCGCGAACAGGGACCGGCGCAACATCGGTCGGGACCTGGTGGAGAACGCGCCCGACGGCAGCTCGCGTCACCCCTGA
- a CDS encoding YiiX/YebB-like N1pC/P60 family cysteine hydrolase, translating to MPAASLLLAWLTFASPPPQAPAAPPKSVYALEDDAFVAQAQEDLRQLERYAQGLRRLSEEVKASRALYLQKQSEPYTPDQKQRLLTTWAAFFDYFVSTEVIRQRYWDFVKVPSLTQPKKHAWGFLLTHGALTTELAHGLTYAELTGGRKQLEVLLDEPAPEYGLPARAFARFKEKVIHVGTTTQLLTGDGYKQQLRPLLVKAGALDAPRVPWVMQEMKLNSEVAKGLLIKRGPVLFAKAATDLTQDSAQRAFFPVQRAVAEWMGDTRVHRSGQPLISREQVQALLGRMEPGDILVARQNWYLSNIGLPGFWPHAELYVGTGKELAAYFDEDADVKAWLATLEGKPRSFTGHLATAFPAKWAAYNQTDTQGEALRIIESISEGVSFTGPEHGMRVDYLGVMRPRLTRVDKARAILRAFGYQGRPYDFDFDFFSDQTLVCTELVWKSYAPSKELRGLAIPLVDVVGRRTLPANELVRLFDTEFGREDRQLDFVAFLDGREGEGLAKEADAAAFRYSYRRAKWDIAQE from the coding sequence ATGCCCGCCGCCTCCCTGCTGCTCGCCTGGCTCACCTTCGCCAGTCCGCCTCCCCAGGCGCCCGCCGCCCCACCCAAGAGCGTCTACGCGCTCGAGGACGACGCCTTCGTCGCCCAGGCCCAGGAGGACCTGCGACAGCTGGAGCGCTACGCCCAGGGCCTCAGGCGGCTGTCGGAAGAGGTGAAGGCGTCACGCGCGCTGTACCTGCAGAAGCAGAGCGAGCCGTACACGCCGGACCAGAAGCAGCGCCTGCTCACCACGTGGGCCGCCTTCTTCGACTACTTCGTCTCCACCGAGGTCATCCGTCAGCGCTACTGGGACTTCGTGAAGGTGCCGTCGCTCACCCAGCCGAAGAAGCACGCCTGGGGCTTCCTGCTCACCCACGGCGCGCTCACCACGGAGCTGGCCCACGGCCTGACGTACGCGGAGCTCACCGGAGGCCGCAAGCAGCTGGAGGTGCTCCTGGACGAGCCCGCCCCCGAGTACGGCCTGCCCGCGCGCGCCTTCGCCCGCTTCAAGGAGAAGGTCATCCACGTGGGCACCACCACCCAGCTGCTCACGGGTGACGGCTACAAGCAGCAGCTGCGGCCCCTGTTGGTGAAGGCCGGCGCGCTGGATGCGCCGCGCGTCCCGTGGGTGATGCAGGAGATGAAGCTCAACAGCGAGGTGGCCAAGGGACTGCTCATCAAGCGCGGCCCCGTGCTCTTCGCCAAGGCCGCCACGGACCTCACCCAGGACAGCGCCCAGCGCGCCTTCTTCCCCGTGCAGCGCGCGGTGGCCGAGTGGATGGGCGACACGCGCGTGCACCGCTCCGGCCAGCCGCTCATCTCCCGCGAGCAGGTGCAGGCCCTGCTGGGCCGCATGGAGCCCGGCGACATCCTGGTGGCCCGTCAGAACTGGTACCTCTCCAACATCGGCCTGCCGGGCTTCTGGCCGCACGCGGAGCTGTACGTGGGCACCGGAAAGGAGCTGGCCGCCTACTTCGACGAGGACGCGGACGTGAAGGCCTGGCTCGCGACGCTCGAGGGCAAGCCGCGGAGCTTCACGGGGCACCTGGCCACGGCCTTCCCCGCGAAGTGGGCCGCGTACAACCAGACCGACACGCAGGGGGAAGCGCTGCGCATCATCGAGTCCATCAGCGAGGGCGTCAGCTTCACCGGCCCCGAGCACGGCATGCGCGTGGACTACCTGGGCGTGATGCGCCCCCGGCTGACGCGCGTGGACAAGGCGCGCGCCATCCTGCGGGCCTTCGGCTACCAGGGCCGTCCCTACGACTTCGACTTCGACTTCTTCTCCGACCAGACGCTGGTGTGCACGGAGCTGGTGTGGAAGTCCTACGCGCCCTCGAAGGAGCTGCGGGGGCTCGCCATCCCCCTGGTCGACGTCGTCGGCCGGCGCACGCTGCCCGCCAACGAGCTGGTCCGCCTGTTCGACACCGAGTTCGGCCGGGAGGACCGCCAGCTGGACTTCGTCGCCTTCCTGGACGGCCGGGAGGGCGAGGGGCTCGCGAAAGAGGCGGACGCGGCGGCTTTCCGTTACAGCTACCGCCGCGCCAAGTGGGACATCGCCCAGGAGTAG
- a CDS encoding SirB1 family protein, protein MTTGFSPPLARERLVSALAAEPPRLDLAALAIATLDRPGLDAPACLHMLDVLACRVQVEAERLNDKGEALAPLRALRHVLSDIEGFRGNEENYHSPENSFLDQVLERKLGLPITLSVVYLEVARRAGIPLYGVPFPGHFLVAHDAGDHKLVMDPFHQGDILTEHGCEELLKRVAPQLKFDRAMLAPAPVELIAYRMLSNLRRVYLGREDRERGLAVVDLLLLLAPDHPGELRTRAALLANLGAYRAALRDVERCLELSPEAPDRERLELTAQELRERAALLN, encoded by the coding sequence ATGACCACAGGATTCAGCCCGCCGCTGGCCCGGGAACGGTTGGTGTCGGCGCTGGCCGCGGAGCCTCCCCGCCTGGACCTGGCGGCGCTGGCGATTGCCACACTGGACAGGCCGGGGCTGGACGCGCCGGCGTGTCTGCACATGTTGGACGTGCTCGCCTGCCGGGTGCAGGTGGAGGCGGAGCGGCTCAACGACAAGGGCGAGGCGCTGGCCCCGCTCCGGGCGCTGCGTCACGTGCTGTCGGACATCGAGGGCTTCCGGGGCAACGAGGAGAACTACCACTCGCCGGAGAACAGCTTCCTGGACCAGGTGTTGGAGCGGAAGCTGGGCCTGCCGATAACGCTGTCGGTGGTGTACCTGGAGGTCGCGCGCCGGGCGGGAATCCCGCTGTACGGGGTGCCCTTCCCCGGCCACTTCCTGGTGGCGCACGACGCGGGGGACCACAAGCTGGTGATGGACCCGTTCCACCAGGGGGACATCCTCACGGAGCACGGCTGCGAGGAGCTGCTCAAGCGCGTGGCCCCGCAGCTCAAGTTCGACCGGGCCATGCTGGCGCCCGCGCCGGTGGAGCTGATTGCGTACCGGATGTTGTCCAACCTCCGGCGCGTGTACCTGGGCCGTGAGGACCGTGAGCGCGGGCTGGCGGTGGTGGACCTGTTGTTGCTGCTGGCGCCGGACCATCCCGGAGAGCTGCGCACGCGCGCGGCGCTGCTGGCGAACCTGGGCGCGTACCGGGCGGCGCTGCGCGACGTGGAGCGCTGCCTGGAGCTGTCCCCCGAGGCGCCGGACCGTGAGCGGCTGGAGCTGACGGCCCAGGAGCTGCGCGAGCGCGCGGCCCTGCTCAACTGA